One Polaribacter sp. KT25b DNA segment encodes these proteins:
- a CDS encoding ammonium transporter has product MELLTINNVWMMICTALVFFMHLGFAFLEIGLTRQKNTLNILFKNIFIITIGLLLYCLVGFNLMYPGFGEGSSGFFGFAGFGLSSPLTDTGALDLAYNEGYTYWTDFLFQGMFAATAATIVSGAVAERMKILPFMIFAIVYVGFVYPIAGSWKWGGGFLDQLSTPFYDFAGSTLVHSVGGWAAVVAVCLLGARIGKFKDGKPQAIPGHNIPLATAGVLILWLGWFGFNGGSVLSADPTLTSLTLVTTCLAAAAGGVLAALVSTIMYKNLDLTMFLNGILGGLVGITAGADQMSPTDAILIGGIAGTLIVFAISLVDKLKLDDPVGAIAVHLICGIWGTLAVGIFGNLASVDQFISQLIGVGSYAIFCVTTSFIIIFTLKKTMGIRVDEKEELEGLDAHEHGMDAYPDFRLNEH; this is encoded by the coding sequence ATGGAATTACTTACAATAAATAATGTATGGATGATGATCTGTACAGCTTTGGTTTTCTTTATGCATTTAGGTTTTGCATTTTTAGAGATAGGATTAACAAGGCAAAAAAACACATTAAACATATTATTTAAAAACATATTTATTATTACTATTGGTTTACTATTGTATTGTTTAGTAGGCTTTAATTTAATGTATCCTGGTTTTGGAGAAGGATCTTCAGGGTTTTTTGGATTTGCTGGTTTTGGGTTGTCTTCTCCGCTTACAGATACTGGTGCTTTAGATTTAGCATACAATGAAGGGTATACATATTGGACAGATTTCTTGTTTCAAGGGATGTTTGCTGCAACTGCTGCAACAATAGTTTCTGGTGCGGTTGCAGAAAGAATGAAAATTTTACCTTTTATGATTTTTGCAATTGTTTATGTTGGATTTGTGTATCCAATAGCAGGATCTTGGAAATGGGGTGGTGGTTTTTTAGATCAATTATCTACACCATTTTACGATTTTGCAGGTTCTACATTGGTGCATTCTGTTGGTGGATGGGCAGCTGTAGTAGCGGTTTGTTTGTTAGGTGCTCGTATTGGTAAATTTAAAGATGGCAAGCCGCAGGCAATTCCTGGTCATAATATTCCGTTAGCAACCGCAGGTGTTTTAATACTTTGGTTAGGTTGGTTTGGTTTTAATGGTGGATCTGTTTTATCTGCAGATCCAACGCTTACTTCTTTAACATTGGTTACTACTTGTTTAGCAGCAGCAGCAGGTGGGGTTTTGGCTGCATTGGTGTCAACAATAATGTATAAAAATCTAGATTTAACCATGTTCTTAAATGGTATACTTGGTGGATTGGTTGGTATTACAGCTGGAGCAGATCAAATGTCGCCAACGGATGCAATTTTAATTGGTGGTATTGCCGGAACTTTAATTGTTTTTGCAATTAGTTTGGTTGATAAATTAAAATTAGACGATCCTGTTGGTGCAATTGCTGTTCATTTAATTTGTGGAATTTGGGGAACTTTAGCAGTTGGTATTTTTGGAAATTTAGCAAGTGTAGATCAATTTATAAGTCAGTTAATTGGTGTTGGTTCTTATGCAATATTTTGTGTAACAACTTCTTTCATTATTATTTTTACTCTTAAGAAAACAATGGGGATAAGAGTTGATGAAAAAGAAGAGCTAGAAGGATTAGATGCTCATGAGCATGGAATGGATGCGTATCCAGACTTTAGATTAAACGAACATTAG
- a CDS encoding tRNA pseudouridine(38-40) synthase TruA — protein sequence MKYAHSYLVKIQFLGFRFSGWQKQKNAKTLHQMVDKTLSFVFEDVNYKTIGIGRTDAKVSANSYYVQLFTDSLINEPFFMNSINSNFSADFKAISITKVATNFNIIKASKLKEYHYYFSFGDKNHPFAAPFITNIDKNLHIDTMTKGAKLFEGEHYFHKYCTKPSDTTIFKRCIDSCEIVENDILTANFFPKKSYILKVKGKGFLRYQIRLMMATLFELGKGNLDLDFITSSLKEDNDRKSLRNIAPASSLQLYDIELEF from the coding sequence ATGAAATACGCACATTCTTACTTAGTTAAAATACAGTTCCTAGGGTTTCGATTTTCGGGCTGGCAAAAGCAAAAAAACGCTAAAACACTACATCAAATGGTAGACAAGACATTAAGCTTTGTTTTTGAGGATGTTAATTATAAGACCATTGGAATTGGCAGAACCGACGCTAAAGTTTCGGCCAACTCTTACTATGTGCAATTGTTTACAGATTCGCTAATAAATGAGCCTTTTTTTATGAATTCTATAAATTCCAACTTTTCTGCTGACTTTAAAGCGATTTCTATAACTAAAGTAGCAACAAATTTTAATATTATTAAAGCTTCTAAACTAAAAGAATATCATTATTACTTTTCCTTTGGAGATAAAAACCATCCTTTTGCAGCTCCTTTTATTACTAATATTGATAAAAACCTACATATTGATACAATGACAAAAGGTGCAAAACTATTTGAAGGTGAGCATTATTTTCATAAATACTGCACAAAACCTTCTGATACAACTATTTTTAAAAGATGTATTGATTCTTGCGAAATCGTTGAAAATGATATTTTAACCGCAAACTTCTTTCCTAAGAAGTCTTATATATTAAAGGTAAAAGGAAAAGGTTTTTTACGTTATCAGATTCGCTTAATGATGGCAACATTGTTTGAATTAGGTAAAGGAAATTTAGATTTAGATTTTATTACATCTTCTTTAAAAGAAGATAATGACAGAAAATCTTTAAGAAATATTGCTCCTGCTTCTAGTTTACAATTATATGATATTGAATTAGAATTTTAG
- a CDS encoding outer membrane beta-barrel protein: MKKIILTLLVASSLVINAQEKEDAGTFTLSGTVDVYGTTNFTKDAGTPGILIAAPENANAFGLGFANTVFAYEKGKAGVVADIAFGPRADDANMAGAINQLYAYYNVSDKLTLTAGQFNTFLGYEVINPSANFNYTVSYLFNAGPFSHTGIKADYAVSDDLSFMLALTNAHGIASDDGNFTDDTQFGAQIGYKGQYLNFITGAVSAGGATDWMFLDYTGGFDLSDTFFLGINAAYADSSDEDAGYSGVALYLQNTFSDKFALGLRPELFTSTTAGVDSSVTAFTLTSNMNLTSNLKLITDLRFDSSDDYIIEAFPAEKSTSTLTIAAVYSF; the protein is encoded by the coding sequence ATGAAAAAAATTATTTTAACTTTATTAGTAGCGAGCAGTTTAGTGATAAACGCGCAAGAAAAAGAAGATGCTGGAACTTTTACATTAAGTGGAACTGTAGATGTATACGGAACTACTAATTTTACAAAAGATGCAGGAACTCCTGGTATATTAATTGCAGCTCCAGAAAATGCGAATGCATTTGGTTTAGGTTTTGCAAATACAGTTTTTGCTTACGAAAAAGGGAAAGCTGGTGTTGTTGCAGATATAGCTTTTGGACCAAGAGCAGATGATGCTAATATGGCAGGTGCTATTAATCAATTATATGCTTACTACAATGTAAGTGATAAATTAACGCTTACTGCAGGACAGTTTAATACATTTTTAGGATATGAAGTTATCAACCCTTCAGCTAACTTTAACTATACAGTTTCTTACTTATTTAATGCAGGGCCATTTTCTCATACTGGTATTAAGGCAGATTATGCTGTTTCTGATGATTTATCTTTTATGTTAGCTTTGACAAATGCACATGGTATTGCTAGTGATGATGGTAATTTTACTGATGATACTCAATTTGGAGCTCAAATAGGATATAAAGGTCAATATTTAAACTTTATTACAGGAGCTGTTAGTGCAGGTGGTGCAACAGATTGGATGTTTTTAGATTATACAGGTGGTTTTGATTTATCAGATACTTTCTTTTTAGGAATAAATGCTGCTTACGCAGATTCAAGTGATGAAGATGCTGGTTATTCTGGTGTAGCTTTATACTTACAAAACACTTTTTCTGATAAATTTGCTTTAGGATTAAGACCTGAATTGTTTACAAGTACTACAGCTGGTGTAGATAGTAGTGTAACTGCGTTTACTTTAACATCTAATATGAACTTAACAAGTAACTTAAAGCTTATAACAGATTTAAGATTTGATTCTTCTGACGATTATATTATTGAAGCTTTTCCTGCTGAAAAAAGTACTTCTACTTTAACTATTGCTGCAGTATATTCTTTCTAA
- the nhaD gene encoding sodium:proton antiporter NhaD encodes MESVIIIVFVMGYLAITLEHNLKLDKLIPALIMMAVCWALVALGIDNFTQWFDSSKHSLIEGFGSLVHEDKLHLVEETLLHHLGKTAEILVFLLGAMTIVEIIDYFDGFSTIKSFVKTKKKKSILWIFAILAFVLSAIIDNLTATIVLISILQKIVKNRDERIWFAGLIIIAANAGGAWSPIGDVTTTMLWIGKKVTTLKLIEYLLLPSLLCMAVPTLIASFLPAFKGEIDAEEEKETSKSPHSARMLYLGLGAIVFVPIFKTITHLPPYVGMMLSLAVVATFAEIYSKSKFSISSVDGEEADEHTAGAHHSPVHASLSKIEMPSILFFLGILMAVAALESLGILFNFASTLQESIPMMGTELHHEGVSDLVIMLLGVGSAIIDNVPLVAASLGMFSQGLDNELWHFVAFSAGTGGSMLIIGSAAGVVAMGMEKIDFFWYLKKISWLALIGFIVGSATFMITRTMF; translated from the coding sequence ATGGAGTCAGTAATTATTATTGTATTTGTAATGGGATATTTAGCCATTACTTTAGAGCACAACTTAAAATTAGACAAATTAATTCCCGCCTTAATTATGATGGCAGTTTGTTGGGCTTTAGTTGCATTAGGAATTGATAATTTTACACAATGGTTTGACTCTAGTAAACATAGTTTAATAGAAGGTTTTGGCTCACTTGTGCATGAAGACAAATTACATTTAGTAGAAGAAACGTTGCTACACCATTTAGGTAAAACTGCAGAAATATTAGTTTTCCTTTTAGGAGCCATGACAATTGTAGAAATTATCGATTATTTTGATGGTTTCTCTACAATTAAAAGTTTTGTAAAAACTAAAAAGAAGAAAAGTATACTTTGGATATTTGCAATATTAGCTTTTGTTTTATCTGCAATTATAGATAATCTTACAGCAACAATTGTATTGATTTCTATTTTACAGAAAATTGTTAAAAATAGAGACGAAAGAATTTGGTTTGCTGGTTTAATAATTATAGCTGCAAATGCAGGTGGAGCTTGGTCTCCAATTGGTGATGTTACAACAACAATGCTTTGGATTGGTAAAAAAGTAACAACTTTAAAATTAATTGAATATTTATTACTACCATCTTTATTATGTATGGCTGTTCCTACTTTAATAGCTTCATTTTTACCAGCATTTAAAGGTGAAATTGATGCTGAAGAAGAAAAAGAAACTTCTAAAAGTCCGCATAGCGCAAGAATGTTGTACTTAGGATTAGGTGCAATTGTATTTGTACCAATATTTAAAACAATTACTCATTTACCTCCTTATGTTGGTATGATGTTATCTTTAGCAGTAGTTGCTACTTTTGCAGAAATTTATAGTAAATCTAAATTTTCTATTTCAAGTGTAGATGGTGAAGAAGCAGATGAACACACTGCAGGAGCGCATCACAGTCCTGTTCATGCATCATTATCTAAAATAGAAATGCCAAGTATTTTATTTTTCTTAGGAATTTTAATGGCAGTTGCAGCTTTAGAATCTTTAGGGATTTTATTCAACTTTGCATCAACATTACAAGAATCGATACCAATGATGGGTACAGAATTACACCATGAAGGAGTTTCCGATTTAGTAATTATGTTACTAGGTGTTGGTTCTGCTATTATTGATAATGTGCCTTTAGTTGCCGCAAGTTTAGGAATGTTTTCTCAAGGATTGGATAATGAATTATGGCATTTTGTAGCTTTTTCTGCTGGTACTGGTGGCTCTATGTTAATTATTGGTTCTGCTGCTGGTGTAGTTGCCATGGGAATGGAAAAAATTGATTTCTTTTGGTATTTGAAAAAAATATCTTGGTTAGCATTAATCGGTTTTATAGTTGGTTCTGCAACATTTATGATTACAAGAACTATGTTTTAA
- a CDS encoding acyl-CoA dehydrogenase produces the protein MDFNLTEEHIMIRDAARDFAQTELLPGVIERDNKQEFPQELVKKMGDLGFMGIMVDPKYGGSGMDAISYILIMEELSKIDASASVMVSVNNSLVCYGLEAYANEEQKQKYLTKLATGEFMGAFCLSEPEAGSDATSQATTAIDKGDYYLMNGTKNWITNGGRSDVYLVIAQTDREKGHRGINAFIVEKGTPGFHIGPKEDKLGIRGSDTHTLQFNDVKVPKENRIGEDGFGFKFAMKTLSGGRIGIAAQALGIAAGAYELALKYAKERKAFGTEICNHQAIAFKLADMHTEIEAARMMVMKAAWDKDQGNNYDMSSAMAKLYASKVAMEHTVEAVQIHGGNGFVKEYHVERLMRDAKITQIYEGTSEIQKIVISRGIIKG, from the coding sequence ATGGATTTTAATTTAACAGAAGAGCACATCATGATTCGTGATGCGGCTAGAGATTTTGCACAAACTGAATTATTACCAGGAGTTATAGAAAGAGACAATAAACAAGAATTTCCACAAGAATTGGTCAAGAAAATGGGCGATTTAGGTTTTATGGGAATTATGGTTGATCCAAAATACGGAGGAAGCGGTATGGATGCTATTTCTTATATCTTAATTATGGAAGAATTATCTAAAATTGATGCATCTGCTTCAGTAATGGTTTCTGTAAATAATTCGCTAGTTTGTTATGGTTTAGAGGCGTATGCAAATGAAGAACAAAAACAAAAATATTTAACAAAATTAGCAACAGGTGAGTTTATGGGAGCTTTTTGTTTAAGCGAGCCAGAAGCTGGGTCGGATGCAACTTCGCAAGCAACAACTGCTATTGATAAAGGTGATTATTACTTAATGAACGGAACAAAAAATTGGATTACAAATGGTGGTCGATCAGATGTTTATTTGGTAATTGCACAAACAGACAGAGAAAAAGGACACAGAGGAATCAATGCTTTTATTGTAGAAAAAGGAACGCCTGGTTTTCATATTGGTCCAAAAGAAGATAAATTAGGAATTAGAGGTTCAGATACGCATACCTTACAATTTAACGATGTAAAAGTGCCAAAAGAAAACAGAATTGGCGAAGATGGTTTTGGTTTTAAATTTGCTATGAAAACGCTTTCTGGCGGTAGAATTGGTATTGCAGCACAAGCTTTAGGTATTGCGGCTGGCGCTTATGAGTTGGCTTTAAAGTATGCTAAAGAGCGTAAAGCATTCGGAACAGAAATTTGCAATCATCAAGCAATTGCGTTTAAATTAGCAGATATGCACACAGAAATTGAAGCGGCAAGAATGATGGTTATGAAAGCCGCTTGGGATAAAGATCAAGGTAATAATTATGATATGTCTAGCGCAATGGCAAAATTATATGCAAGTAAAGTTGCAATGGAACACACTGTAGAAGCTGTTCAAATTCATGGAGGAAATGGTTTTGTAAAAGAATATCATGTAGAACGTTTAATGCGTGATGCAAAAATTACACAGATTTACGAAGGAACCTCTGAAATTCAGAAAATTGTAATTTCAAGAGGAATTATCAAAGGATAA
- a CDS encoding anhydro-N-acetylmuramic acid kinase, with protein MNKKEVFSIGLMSGTSLDGIDLVYVKFDANNYKDFEIIYAETISYTDVWKNTLQKAIHFSSDELAILNNDYGKLLGNVVHRFIDKFQIQKIDFIASHGHTILHQPAKGITLQIGDGQTIAAITNQKVVCDFRTQDVKLGGQGAPLVPIGDELLFSDFDFCLNLGGFSNISFKKEDKRIAFDICPVNIVLNFYANKLGLEYDTSGKIASEGKLNETLLKQLNALTFYQQKPPKSLGLEWVQENIFPLIDELETDVSSILRTFVEHVAIQISNIIIGNNSVLITGGGVFNSFLIERIADHSNIKIKLPNTKLINFKEALIFAFLGLLKTDNQVNCLSSVTGASIDHSSGEFFYPILVNK; from the coding sequence ATGAATAAAAAGGAAGTTTTTTCTATAGGATTAATGTCTGGAACATCTTTAGATGGCATCGATTTAGTTTATGTAAAATTTGATGCAAACAATTACAAAGATTTTGAAATTATCTATGCAGAAACAATTTCTTATACTGATGTTTGGAAAAACACTTTGCAAAAAGCTATTCATTTTTCTTCGGATGAATTAGCGATCTTAAATAATGATTACGGGAAACTTTTAGGAAACGTGGTTCATAGATTTATAGATAAATTTCAGATTCAAAAAATTGATTTTATAGCTTCTCACGGACATACAATTTTACATCAGCCTGCAAAGGGAATTACGCTTCAAATTGGAGACGGACAAACTATTGCTGCTATTACAAATCAAAAAGTAGTTTGCGATTTTAGAACGCAAGACGTAAAATTAGGCGGTCAAGGAGCACCTTTGGTTCCTATTGGTGATGAGCTACTTTTTTCTGATTTTGATTTCTGTTTAAATTTAGGCGGATTTTCTAATATTTCTTTTAAAAAAGAAGATAAAAGAATCGCTTTTGATATTTGCCCTGTAAATATTGTGCTAAATTTTTATGCCAATAAATTAGGTTTAGAATATGATACATCAGGAAAAATAGCATCCGAAGGAAAATTAAACGAAACACTTTTAAAACAATTAAACGCACTTACATTTTATCAGCAAAAACCACCAAAATCATTAGGTTTAGAATGGGTTCAAGAAAATATATTTCCTTTAATTGATGAACTAGAAACGGATGTTTCATCCATTTTAAGAACTTTTGTAGAGCATGTTGCTATTCAAATTAGTAACATAATTATTGGTAATAATTCAGTTTTAATTACAGGCGGAGGGGTTTTTAATTCCTTCTTAATAGAAAGAATAGCAGATCATTCTAATATTAAAATTAAGTTACCAAATACTAAACTAATTAACTTTAAGGAGGCATTAATTTTCGCCTTTTTAGGTTTATTAAAGACTGATAACCAAGTAAATTGTTTATCATCTGTTACTGGCGCGAGTATAGATCATTCTTCTGGAGAGTTTTTTTATCCTATTTTGGTAAATAAATAA
- a CDS encoding P-II family nitrogen regulator, with translation MKKIEAIIRKSKFRAVKDALHSIGVNFFSYWDVTGIGNEKEGHVYRGVSYSTSDIQRRHLAIVVNDDYEEITVKTIIDAASTGEVGDGKIFVSDVNEAYRIRTGEKGGATLN, from the coding sequence ATGAAAAAAATTGAAGCAATTATCAGAAAATCAAAATTTAGAGCTGTAAAAGACGCTTTGCATAGTATAGGTGTTAACTTCTTTTCCTATTGGGATGTTACCGGTATTGGAAATGAAAAAGAAGGGCATGTTTATAGAGGTGTAAGTTACAGTACAAGCGATATTCAAAGAAGGCATCTTGCAATTGTTGTTAATGATGATTACGAAGAAATTACAGTAAAAACTATTATTGATGCAGCTTCTACAGGAGAAGTTGGTGATGGGAAAATCTTTGTAAGTGATGTAAATGAAGCTTATAGAATTAGGACTGGTGAAAAAGGTGGAGCAACTTTAAATTAA
- a CDS encoding ammonium transporter, protein MSLFLTLLQDTPTEEVAKAVEQINADMGMLWMLIAGILVFLMQAGFTLVESGMTRSKNAVNIAMKNLLDICVGSLTFWLVGYSLMYGDTSNGWFFWSGLFQGEGADLFFQTMFAATTATIVSGAIAGRTKYSTYIIFSIVMTAVIYPISGGWQWQGSGWLTEMGFIDFAGSSIVHSVGGWAALVAAFMVGPRIGKFVDGKVLPIAGHNQILATLGVFILWFGWFGFNGGSQLAWGGADSTAASNVVLITNLSAAAGGLGALITTWIWYGKPNLSQTLNGCLAGLVSITAGCGNMTAGGAVLAGLIGGILVVFAIEFIEKKLKIDDAIGAASVHGVAGAWGTLVIGLWGVDGDTAIGLFNGGGASQLGVQATGVLAYAAWAVGLSFIVLGILKATMGLRVTKEVEIEGLDISEHGSIAYPGVRQRELEDK, encoded by the coding sequence ATGAGTTTATTCTTAACACTATTACAAGACACTCCAACAGAAGAAGTAGCGAAAGCTGTTGAACAAATAAACGCAGATATGGGAATGCTTTGGATGCTAATTGCAGGTATCTTAGTATTCTTAATGCAAGCTGGTTTTACATTAGTAGAATCTGGTATGACAAGATCTAAAAATGCGGTAAACATCGCAATGAAAAACTTACTAGACATTTGTGTAGGATCATTAACATTTTGGTTAGTTGGTTACTCTTTAATGTATGGTGATACTTCTAACGGATGGTTCTTCTGGAGTGGTTTATTTCAAGGTGAGGGGGCAGATTTATTCTTCCAAACTATGTTTGCTGCAACAACTGCAACTATCGTATCTGGTGCAATTGCAGGTAGAACAAAATATTCAACATATATAATCTTCTCTATCGTAATGACTGCTGTAATTTATCCAATTTCTGGTGGGTGGCAATGGCAAGGTAGTGGTTGGTTAACAGAAATGGGCTTCATCGATTTTGCAGGTTCTTCAATTGTACACTCTGTTGGTGGATGGGCTGCTTTAGTTGCTGCTTTCATGGTAGGACCAAGAATTGGGAAATTTGTAGATGGAAAAGTATTACCTATTGCAGGTCATAATCAAATATTAGCAACTTTAGGTGTATTTATCTTATGGTTTGGTTGGTTTGGTTTTAATGGTGGATCTCAATTAGCTTGGGGTGGCGCTGATTCTACTGCAGCTTCAAATGTAGTATTAATTACAAACTTATCTGCTGCTGCAGGTGGTTTAGGAGCATTAATTACTACATGGATTTGGTACGGTAAACCAAACTTATCTCAAACATTAAACGGTTGTTTAGCTGGTTTAGTAAGTATTACTGCTGGTTGTGGAAACATGACTGCTGGAGGTGCTGTACTTGCAGGTTTAATTGGTGGTATTCTTGTAGTATTTGCAATTGAATTTATCGAAAAGAAATTAAAAATTGATGATGCTATTGGTGCAGCTTCAGTTCACGGTGTTGCTGGTGCTTGGGGTACTTTAGTTATCGGTCTTTGGGGGGTTGATGGCGATACAGCTATTGGATTATTCAATGGTGGTGGAGCTTCTCAATTAGGTGTACAAGCAACAGGAGTTTTAGCTTATGCTGCTTGGGCAGTTGGGTTATCTTTTATTGTTCTTGGAATCTTAAAAGCTACTATGGGATTACGTGTAACTAAAGAAGTTGAAATAGAAGGATTAGATATTTCAGAGCATGGTTCTATTGCTTATCCAGGTGTAAGACAAAGAGAGCTTGAAGACAAATAA
- a CDS encoding Glu/Leu/Phe/Val dehydrogenase dimerization domain-containing protein, with translation MKELLKIYENKQPEIVFNWKDPETEAEGWTVINSLRGGAAGGGTRMREGLDMNEVLSLAKTMEVKFTVSGPAIGGAKSGINFNPQDPRKKGVLERWYKAVAPLLKSYYGTGGDLNVDEIHEVIPITEESGVWHPQEGVFNGHFKPTEADKINRIGQLRHGVIKVIESKYYSPDISAKLTIADMITGFGVAEAAHHYYDIYGGTVVGKRAIVQGFGNVGSAAAYYLAQMGAKIVGIIDREGGVINENGFSFDEIKELFLNKKGNTLVAQDMISFKEINEQIWNLPCEIFAPCAASRLIKQEQINEMINSGLEVISCGANVPFADKEIFFGSIMEDTDKKVSLIPDFISNCGMARVFAYFMERKVEITDKAIFEDTSNTIKKALQTTFAKSASKTKISETAFEIALKQLI, from the coding sequence ATGAAAGAATTATTAAAAATATACGAGAATAAACAACCAGAAATCGTTTTTAACTGGAAAGATCCAGAAACGGAAGCAGAAGGTTGGACTGTTATAAACTCTTTAAGAGGTGGTGCTGCAGGCGGCGGAACAAGAATGAGAGAAGGTTTAGATATGAACGAAGTTTTATCTTTAGCCAAAACAATGGAAGTTAAATTTACAGTTTCTGGCCCAGCAATTGGTGGCGCAAAATCTGGAATAAATTTTAATCCGCAAGATCCGCGAAAAAAAGGCGTTTTAGAACGTTGGTACAAAGCAGTTGCGCCATTATTAAAAAGTTATTATGGAACTGGAGGAGATTTAAATGTTGATGAAATTCATGAAGTAATTCCGATTACAGAAGAAAGCGGTGTTTGGCATCCTCAAGAAGGTGTCTTTAACGGTCATTTTAAACCGACAGAAGCAGATAAAATTAACAGAATTGGTCAATTAAGACATGGAGTGATAAAAGTCATAGAAAGTAAATATTATTCTCCTGATATTTCGGCGAAATTAACCATTGCTGATATGATTACTGGTTTTGGTGTTGCAGAAGCTGCGCACCATTATTATGATATTTATGGAGGTACAGTTGTTGGTAAAAGAGCAATTGTACAAGGTTTTGGTAATGTTGGTTCTGCGGCGGCATATTATTTAGCACAAATGGGTGCTAAAATTGTAGGAATTATTGACAGAGAAGGAGGCGTAATTAATGAAAACGGCTTTTCTTTTGATGAAATAAAAGAGTTGTTTTTAAACAAAAAAGGTAATACTTTAGTTGCCCAAGATATGATTTCTTTTAAAGAAATTAATGAGCAAATTTGGAATTTACCTTGTGAAATTTTTGCGCCATGTGCAGCATCAAGGTTAATAAAACAAGAACAAATTAATGAAATGATTAATTCTGGTTTAGAAGTAATATCTTGCGGAGCAAATGTTCCTTTTGCAGATAAAGAAATTTTCTTTGGATCTATTATGGAAGATACAGATAAAAAAGTGAGTTTAATTCCTGATTTTATTTCCAATTGCGGAATGGCAAGAGTTTTTGCCTATTTTATGGAAAGAAAAGTAGAAATAACAGACAAAGCTATTTTTGAAGATACATCAAACACAATAAAAAAAGCACTGCAAACAACCTTTGCAAAAAGTGCATCAAAAACAAAAATAAGTGAAACAGCGTTTGAGATAGCGCTAAAACAATTGATATAA